The DNA segment GTTCATTATTGTATTACTAAATATTGTTGTAATTGCATTTTCACAGCTTATACCGCCTGCGCCCATAAAGGATACTCTATTATTAATAATCAGATTATTTAAAATCTTCAGATATGAGTTCTTGCAGAGAATGCCATATCCGTACCCACTTGCATAGCTGAAACCATTTCGTATAGTAAATCCGGCAATAGCAGTTGTACTATCCTCGCCGCTCTCAACTGTAACAACCGTATCGACGAATCACCGTCAATAATTGTTTGAGAAATATAGCTTGTATCGCCTGTAGTTAAAAACAATGAGCCAAGCACAATATTATGCCAATTGAAATTAATATGCTCAACATAAATCCCCGGATGTACTAATACCGTATCGTCGTTGCTTGAGGCATTGATGCCCGCCTGTATCATGGCATAATCAGCCGGCACGTTGATTGTTGCCGCTGAAACCGATGCTGCGGCTATAACTGCAATAGCCATTGTATAAATAAATACTTTGCTCATAATATCCTCCTGCGGTTTTAAATATAAGATAGGAACTTCAATATATTAAATAAAAAGGAAATACTAAGGTTTCAGGAGTTTCCCCATTTTTTTTATACAATCGTAGGTCGGATTCTCCGCCTTAGGCGGACGAACAAGAAACCCGACACCTTTCGCAGCAATATGCCGCCCTTTCCCTTAGCAAATCACCTGTCACTGTCCAAAATGTCGGGTTTCTCCCTCCGGTCGGAACCCGACCTGCTAAAAATCGCTAAAAGTTTCCCCGTTTTTTCAAAAACTATGATTTCCACTTATTGAAAATGTTAACCCTATGAAACATACTATACTATAAAGATTTTACCGGAATTTTCGGGGAAACTCCTGCAAGGTTTGTCAAGCTAAATTGAAAAGTTGCATACTTGTAAAAACAACCCAAAGAGGCAGGAATCGTACATCTGCTAATTTTAGCATATACTAACTCGTCTACAAACGCGAGGCTAAAAGCTTGAGGAACAATCCGACATCGGTTACAATTCCGATAGTCTGTTTTGAGCCGCGGTCGGCAAGCTTGGTAACAACCGAGGGGTTAATATCAACACATATAGTCTTTATCCAGGCCGGAATCATATTGCCAGTGGCGATAGAATGAAGCATCGTGGAAAGCATTATCACCATATCAACGCTCTTAAGAGCCCGGCTATATGCCGCTTGAGCCTTGACCATATCGTTAATAGTCTCCGGCAGGGGACCGTCATCCCGAAGCGACCCGGCCAGGACGAAGGGAATATTATGCTTAATGCAGGTGTGCATAATGCCGGATTTGAGCGCCCCGGCTTTCACCATTTTTTTAATTGAGCCATGTTTGTATACCTGATTGATTGCCATGATATGATTCTTATGGCCGCCCTCCACCTGCTTGCCGGTGTTTGTATCGACGCCCAGCGAGGTGCCGTATAATGCCTGTTCGATATCATGAACCGCTAAGGCGTTCCCGGAAAGCAGGGCCTGAACGTAGCCCTTTTTAATCAGCTTGGATAAGGCTCCGGCCGCGCCGGTGTGAATTACAACCGGACCGGCGACAACCGCTGTTTTCTTGCCGTTCTTTTTCAGCAATGAGGCTACTCCATCCACAGCCAATTCCACTTTTTTCTCGGAGGATATCTCGGCAGACATAAACTCGAAGTCTTTTCTATCGCGCTGTTTGAATTCCGGCGTTATCTTGATGCCGGTTAGACCGCATACGATTTGGTCGCCTTGGCGAATATCTCTAAGCTTTTTACTTTCGGCGCGGTTTTTCTTTACTACGATTACCGCATCCATTCGCTGGTTGTGAACTTTTCTCCATTTGCTATTCAGATATATTTCCGTAAAATGATTAGTAGTGGAATAAAATCCTTCCGGCGCAACCATGTTTCTATGAGCTTTTTTTAAGAGAACGGGACTATCATCAACAACAAGGCAGCCAAGGCTGTGAAGCTGTTCGATTATATAATCAAGCTGGTCATTAAAAGGAGCCGCTACATTAATTTTTACGCTCGATTCATCGACATTGGTTTTGCCCATCATAAAAGATGTTATCTCGAATTTACCTCCCAAGCCGATGATTTTATCGAGGATATTCGACATGATGCCGGAATCGACTATGTGACCGACTGCGGTAACTTCGCGGCTAAACCAGCGCTTCTTAGAGGAAATTGCCATATGCTTGTTATCGGCGGTCAAATGTGTATAGTTTATAAAAAAGATGGGCTGCAATTATGCGGCTTGTGTGTGTCATCCCAAGGCAGGCAAATATGTTTGTTTTACTAAGTGCTATCTTATAAAGAGCCTGTATTTTTCCCGGGTTGCCTCAAGGAATTTAATGAACTTAATATCCATATAATCAGGGTATGTCCAGGGAAGTTTTTGAAATTGCTGGCCGCTGTAAATTAATGCAACCTCTGCCCAGATGCCCTCATTTAGATATATCCTATGCGAGAAATTTTTTGTTGAGGCTAAAACCAGTTTAGATGTTTCGAGATAACCGGGATCGAGATTTATCCGGCGTTTACCATTTTTCTTGAATATCTTTTCGATATCGATAGTCGTTAGCTTAGCTAACCAGAGATCCTGTGGTTTAAACAGCC comes from the Candidatus Zixiibacteriota bacterium genome and includes:
- a CDS encoding TIGR00300 family protein, whose protein sequence is MAISSKKRWFSREVTAVGHIVDSGIMSNILDKIIGLGGKFEITSFMMGKTNVDESSVKINVAAPFNDQLDYIIEQLHSLGCLVVDDSPVLLKKAHRNMVAPEGFYSTTNHFTEIYLNSKWRKVHNQRMDAVIVVKKNRAESKKLRDIRQGDQIVCGLTGIKITPEFKQRDRKDFEFMSAEISSEKKVELAVDGVASLLKKNGKKTAVVAGPVVIHTGAAGALSKLIKKGYVQALLSGNALAVHDIEQALYGTSLGVDTNTGKQVEGGHKNHIMAINQVYKHGSIKKMVKAGALKSGIMHTCIKHNIPFVLAGSLRDDGPLPETINDMVKAQAAYSRALKSVDMVIMLSTMLHSIATGNMIPAWIKTICVDINPSVVTKLADRGSKQTIGIVTDVGLFLKLLASRL
- a CDS encoding DUF4416 family protein gives rise to the protein MIDKAPVPVKLICAVTFAPSVDIENILTALENTFGIIESKSEIINFNHTDYYDSEMGTDLQKMLVSFERLFKPQDLWLAKLTTIDIEKIFKKNGKRRINLDPGYLETSKLVLASTKNFSHRIYLNEGIWAEVALIYSGQQFQKLPWTYPDYMDIKFIKFLEATREKYRLFIR